A region of uncultured Desulfobacter sp. DNA encodes the following proteins:
- a CDS encoding SidJ-related pseudokinase: MSQAPPSSSRIREENLLINHRLDFSGAYMGVKYIGSHASDYPFTITRQTLDALFSVFATPKFDTARQAFFLYHEAALILVEMGKKMENKITRTVVPRLLSLLIKSSGNRLRALSQALGRLADTTPAPDIPFFSGNAIPLDIDLAGLSKKFVPTGTTFPENMQWTWKGRSLIARTDKKILGVIKFATTFENIDEIYREAVWMNWFSQNPSGSENRVPKPVCIQDSYLFNITGELPQGGSGTIYGSVCIVFIPCLGYYEYPNVKNTAWDQIQQSFFKTALTLGRLSSRGLFHTALIPLFHNRVQQGRRNDNGRYLWEHAGRLDQWLDSSRFPNFAASGLRDFEHIVCRKTSLDLEHYTGEYLLSFILVAGSCFRNKAPHRRGIDNTHPHVNTRDLFCPDRFETLLSGVCEHYIKGLTGADTFDPAPFNLSALIEQLIEKMGLDEHMEEALRIQDQLDMDDHRFEEFLKNRGVTVIPAKGQEDIVLFTGPHLGGFNQPISIPKLIEFLFKFSAFCVASCFINKHH, encoded by the coding sequence ATGAGTCAGGCCCCACCTTCCAGCTCACGTATCCGGGAAGAGAATCTTCTGATCAATCATCGTCTGGACTTTTCTGGGGCGTACATGGGAGTTAAATATATCGGCTCCCATGCGTCTGATTATCCATTCACAATCACCCGACAAACCCTGGATGCGTTGTTCAGCGTATTTGCCACCCCAAAATTTGACACAGCCAGGCAAGCCTTTTTTTTATATCATGAAGCCGCCTTAATCCTGGTGGAGATGGGTAAAAAAATGGAGAACAAAATTACCCGAACCGTTGTACCTCGCCTTTTGTCACTTCTGATAAAAAGTTCCGGCAACCGGCTTCGTGCGTTAAGCCAGGCACTTGGCAGGCTGGCAGACACCACCCCTGCACCGGATATCCCCTTTTTCTCCGGCAATGCCATACCCCTGGACATAGATCTTGCCGGCCTATCCAAAAAATTTGTGCCAACAGGAACAACATTTCCCGAGAATATGCAATGGACCTGGAAAGGGCGCAGTTTAATTGCCAGGACAGACAAAAAAATTCTGGGTGTAATCAAATTTGCCACTACGTTTGAAAATATCGATGAAATATACCGGGAAGCGGTCTGGATGAACTGGTTTTCCCAGAACCCTTCAGGGTCTGAAAACCGCGTTCCCAAACCGGTGTGCATCCAGGACAGTTACCTGTTTAACATCACCGGTGAGCTGCCCCAGGGGGGATCCGGCACAATATATGGTTCTGTCTGCATCGTCTTTATCCCCTGCCTGGGTTATTATGAATACCCCAATGTAAAAAACACGGCCTGGGACCAAATTCAACAATCGTTTTTCAAAACAGCCCTCACCCTGGGCAGACTGTCATCCCGGGGGCTTTTCCACACAGCGCTGATCCCCTTGTTCCATAACCGGGTTCAGCAGGGCAGAAGAAACGACAACGGAAGGTATTTGTGGGAACATGCCGGGCGCCTGGACCAATGGCTGGACTCCAGCCGGTTCCCGAACTTTGCCGCATCCGGTTTGCGCGATTTTGAGCATATTGTCTGCCGGAAAACATCGTTAGACCTTGAACATTATACCGGTGAATATCTGCTCAGTTTCATTCTGGTGGCAGGTTCCTGTTTCAGGAACAAGGCCCCGCACAGAAGAGGAATTGACAATACGCACCCCCATGTGAATACCCGGGACCTTTTTTGTCCGGATCGATTTGAAACACTTTTATCAGGTGTGTGCGAACACTATATCAAAGGCCTGACCGGGGCCGACACCTTTGATCCGGCCCCTTTTAACCTGTCTGCACTTATTGAACAGCTCATCGAAAAAATGGGGCTTGATGAACATATGGAGGAGGCGTTACGGATACAGGATCAGCTGGATATGGACGATCACCGGTTTGAAGAATTCCTCAAGAACCGCGGCGTGACCGTGATACCGGCCAAAGGACAAGAAGATATTGTGCTTTTTACCGGCCCCCATCTTGGGGGCTTCAACCAGCCCATATCCATCCCGAAACTGATTGAATTTCTGTTTAAATTCTCGGCATTCTGCGTGGCGTCCTGTTTTATAAACAAGCATCATTGA
- a CDS encoding transglycosylase SLT domain-containing protein produces MPHVIVAAEEKSDTPIEDTHIDTRFPDLAQAIRFSGDIRLCGEKIPFTDPEVKERFEKEMMLIVWNQPQVMLWLKRAHRWFPHIEEVLKQEKLPLDMKYLPIVESALLPHGESYSGAVGYWQFIKSTGQRYGLRIDSQVDDRRNMFCATRAACRYLKDLYSQFGSYLLAMSAYNMGEYGLEKAIKLQDTRDFFSLYLPLETQRYILRIVAVKLILSDPEAYGYHLEPQDLYPVFTYSEIKLSPKCAVPISMIATACDVSFKTIKDYNPQLRGYYLDKGPTTLLVPDGTHKEFFKKFTPLYTALEKKELASSKYHVVKAGENLSAIARKYNISLSGLRRLNKLSKKHVIHPGDELRVQ; encoded by the coding sequence TTGCCACATGTAATTGTGGCGGCAGAAGAAAAATCTGACACACCCATTGAAGATACCCATATCGATACCCGTTTCCCCGATCTGGCCCAGGCCATTCGTTTTTCCGGTGATATCCGCCTGTGCGGGGAAAAAATACCATTTACAGATCCGGAAGTTAAAGAACGCTTTGAAAAAGAGATGATGCTTATCGTGTGGAACCAGCCCCAGGTGATGCTGTGGCTTAAACGCGCCCATCGCTGGTTTCCCCATATCGAAGAAGTTTTGAAACAGGAAAAACTGCCCCTGGATATGAAATATCTGCCCATTGTGGAAAGTGCGCTTCTGCCCCATGGGGAATCCTATAGCGGTGCGGTTGGTTACTGGCAGTTTATCAAAAGCACAGGTCAAAGATACGGATTGCGCATTGATTCACAAGTCGATGACCGTCGGAATATGTTTTGCGCCACCAGGGCGGCCTGCCGCTATCTTAAAGATCTTTACTCACAGTTTGGTTCATATCTTCTGGCCATGTCCGCATATAATATGGGGGAGTATGGTCTTGAAAAGGCCATAAAACTCCAGGATACCCGGGATTTCTTTTCCCTTTACCTGCCACTGGAAACCCAGCGATATATCCTGAGAATTGTTGCTGTCAAGTTGATTCTGTCTGACCCCGAAGCGTATGGCTACCATCTGGAGCCCCAGGATCTTTATCCTGTTTTTACGTATTCAGAAATCAAGCTCTCCCCCAAATGCGCTGTGCCCATATCCATGATCGCCACGGCCTGTGATGTTTCCTTTAAGACCATTAAGGATTATAATCCCCAGCTTCGGGGGTATTATCTGGACAAAGGGCCGACCACGCTTCTTGTTCCCGACGGAACGCACAAGGAGTTTTTTAAAAAATTTACTCCCCTTTATACTGCGCTGGAAAAAAAGGAGCTGGCATCTTCAAAGTACCATGTAGTAAAAGCCGGCGAGAACCTTTCCGCCATTGCAAGAAAATATAACATATCCCTGTCCGGGTTGCGCAGACTCAATAAATTGTCAAAGAAACATGTTATTCATCCCGGGGACGAATTGCGTGTTCAATGA
- a CDS encoding inositol monophosphatase family protein — protein sequence MSLKTVNILISFIKSLVLEAGEICLEGQKNLSHQDLEFKSAKDIVTAIDKKVEAFLVKAILARYPDHGVLGEEYGAVRTNAAYRWIIDPIDGTTSFVHRLPFYSISIALEKDGELVLGVVYAPALGQLFHGEKGKGAFVNDTPIRVSETKQLCNAVMATGFACLRAGWQNNNLPIFSELVPKLRDIRRFGSAALDLCYTAQGCLDGFWELNLNIYDIAAGSVILREAGGEITDFTGGQNFPDNGIAATNQDLHNELIRILAGFSSLL from the coding sequence ATGAGTTTAAAAACGGTTAATATTTTGATTTCCTTTATAAAAAGCCTGGTTCTTGAAGCTGGTGAAATCTGCCTTGAGGGCCAGAAGAACCTATCTCACCAGGACCTTGAATTCAAATCAGCAAAAGATATTGTCACGGCCATAGACAAAAAAGTTGAAGCGTTTCTGGTCAAGGCAATCCTTGCCCGATACCCTGACCATGGCGTACTTGGGGAAGAGTACGGAGCTGTCCGAACAAACGCCGCATACAGATGGATCATCGATCCCATAGACGGGACCACCTCGTTTGTACACCGCCTGCCCTTTTACAGCATCAGCATTGCCCTTGAAAAAGACGGGGAACTGGTGCTCGGCGTGGTCTATGCCCCGGCCCTGGGTCAGCTGTTCCATGGGGAAAAAGGCAAAGGCGCATTTGTAAATGACACCCCCATCCGCGTGTCAGAAACAAAACAGCTCTGCAACGCGGTCATGGCAACGGGATTTGCCTGCCTTAGGGCCGGGTGGCAAAACAACAACCTGCCCATTTTTAGTGAACTTGTACCAAAACTTAGGGACATCAGACGTTTTGGGTCTGCGGCCCTGGATCTTTGTTATACGGCCCAGGGCTGCCTGGACGGATTCTGGGAATTGAATCTCAATATTTATGATATTGCCGCAGGATCAGTTATACTGAGGGAAGCTGGTGGTGAAATTACCGATTTTACAGGCGGCCAAAACTTTCCGGACAACGGCATTGCGGCAACCAACCAGGATCTGCACAACGAGCTGATCCGTATTCTGGCTGGATTTTCATCATTACTATAA
- the ylqF gene encoding ribosome biogenesis GTPase YlqF, giving the protein MNIQWFPGHMLETKNQLKNSIARVDALLEVVDARLPLSSSNPFVDRIATGKNRMKVLNKADIADPEATQAWLDYFNRDLRLPAAAICGTSLQDASQALETLVSQVDRNQARKAKVMVVGIPNTGKSTILNTLAGRKVAKTGNVPAITRHQQRTSLKGNIDIYDTPGILWPVIEPLQRALALAVSGAISDTAIDYHEIAHFAAQLLLERYPACLAERYPFLDPLPKNPQALIETVGKARGCLKKGGYVDSQKASQLIIRDLRSGRLGRVSFETPKDINVNHDTDQ; this is encoded by the coding sequence ATGAATATCCAGTGGTTTCCCGGCCATATGCTGGAGACAAAAAACCAGCTGAAAAATTCCATTGCCAGGGTGGATGCCCTGCTTGAGGTGGTGGATGCAAGGCTCCCGTTATCCAGTTCAAACCCCTTCGTGGACCGGATTGCCACGGGCAAAAACCGGATGAAAGTACTGAATAAGGCAGACATTGCCGATCCGGAGGCGACGCAGGCCTGGCTCGACTACTTCAACCGTGACTTGAGACTGCCTGCGGCTGCCATCTGCGGGACCTCTCTTCAGGATGCCTCCCAGGCTCTGGAAACCCTGGTCTCACAGGTTGACAGGAATCAGGCCCGGAAAGCCAAGGTCATGGTGGTGGGGATTCCGAACACCGGGAAATCCACAATTTTAAACACCCTGGCCGGACGGAAAGTGGCCAAGACCGGAAATGTTCCGGCCATTACCCGGCACCAGCAGCGTACCAGCCTTAAAGGTAACATTGATATTTACGATACCCCGGGTATTCTGTGGCCGGTCATTGAACCCCTGCAGCGCGCACTGGCCCTGGCCGTATCCGGGGCCATCAGCGATACAGCCATAGACTACCATGAAATTGCCCATTTCGCCGCACAGCTTTTACTGGAAAGGTACCCGGCCTGTCTCGCCGAGCGTTACCCGTTTTTAGATCCGTTGCCGAAAAATCCCCAGGCTCTTATTGAAACGGTGGGAAAAGCCAGGGGATGTCTAAAAAAAGGCGGGTATGTCGATTCCCAAAAAGCATCACAACTGATCATCAGGGATCTTCGATCCGGCAGGCTTGGCCGGGTCAGTTTTGAAACACCAAAGGATATAAATGTAAACCATGACACAGATCAATAA
- a CDS encoding carboxy terminal-processing peptidase yields MTQINNFFHRLKAVLVVAVFLYCTPLCHAQISELTFQDEQSQQCIDIVNALEQDHFTGKHLDSNMSVQVFDRYIKSLDPGRHLLTQADLDELEPLKHLMYKYLKTGNLGPAFEIFNLYQSRSEQRLEYILKLAKSWQTQIDFTKNETLVIDYEHKPYVRDTSGLEPLWKKELKNHIINLKIDKTPDNEIGETLQKIYTNRLARLPQTQSRDVFQIFMNAVTMSFDPHSQYFAPRLSEDFDIHMKLSLEGIGAVLQNEYEYTKVIRLIPKGPADKSQKLAPGDKIIGVGQGQDGEIKDTIGQRIDDVVNLIRGPKDTYVRLKIIPARKSNVTATISIKRDTVKLEEQSAQKKVVDITSNGRSYKLGIIEIPNFYIDFDAYHRGDPDYKSTTADVTKLLEELKKENIDGLIIDLRDNGGGSLKEANDLTGLFLRYGPTVQIKTKFRVSRLYDEDPKIVYTGPLMVLINRMSASASEIFAGAIKDYHRGLIVGTRSFGKGTVQELKPLGVGKLKMTSAKFYRVSGQSTQHKGVEPDIWFPQIYRTKDTGESALDGALLWDHIDATRYSAYMSLQPMIKPLDEAYKKRAKNSLGIKYLTQRIQLAESLSDQKELSLQLATRLKTDTALNNKELVLENNYRKQKGEPPLASLEDIDPEKEEIKAILTDQAEYIAADFIRLSRDNGYDWQ; encoded by the coding sequence ATGACACAGATCAATAATTTTTTTCACAGACTTAAAGCCGTACTGGTTGTTGCCGTATTTCTTTATTGCACACCACTTTGCCATGCACAAATTTCCGAACTGACGTTTCAGGATGAACAGTCCCAGCAGTGCATTGACATTGTCAACGCCCTTGAACAAGATCACTTTACCGGTAAACACCTGGACAGCAATATGTCCGTCCAGGTGTTTGACCGGTATATCAAATCCCTTGATCCGGGCAGACACCTTCTGACCCAGGCAGACCTTGATGAGCTTGAACCGCTGAAACACCTGATGTATAAATATCTGAAAACGGGAAACCTCGGGCCTGCCTTTGAAATTTTCAACCTTTACCAGTCCCGCAGCGAACAGCGCCTTGAATATATCCTTAAACTTGCAAAATCCTGGCAGACCCAGATTGATTTTACCAAAAACGAAACCCTTGTCATAGACTATGAGCATAAACCCTATGTCCGGGATACGTCAGGCCTTGAACCCCTGTGGAAAAAAGAGCTGAAAAACCATATCATTAATTTGAAGATAGACAAGACCCCGGACAACGAAATAGGCGAAACCCTACAAAAAATATATACCAACCGGTTGGCCCGCCTTCCCCAGACACAATCCCGGGATGTATTCCAGATTTTCATGAATGCCGTCACCATGTCCTTTGACCCCCATTCCCAGTATTTTGCCCCGCGCCTGTCCGAAGATTTCGATATTCATATGAAATTGAGCCTGGAGGGCATTGGTGCCGTACTGCAAAACGAATATGAATACACAAAGGTCATCCGCCTTATTCCCAAAGGGCCGGCCGACAAATCCCAGAAGCTTGCCCCCGGAGACAAGATCATTGGTGTGGGCCAGGGTCAGGATGGCGAGATCAAGGACACCATTGGCCAGCGCATTGACGATGTGGTGAACCTGATCCGGGGACCCAAGGACACCTATGTGCGGTTGAAGATCATTCCTGCCAGAAAATCCAATGTAACCGCTACCATCAGTATCAAACGTGACACGGTGAAGCTTGAAGAGCAGTCAGCCCAGAAGAAAGTGGTTGATATCACTTCAAACGGCAGATCCTACAAGCTTGGCATTATTGAGATCCCCAATTTTTATATCGATTTTGACGCCTACCACAGGGGAGACCCGGATTACAAGAGCACCACAGCAGACGTGACAAAACTGCTTGAAGAGTTAAAAAAAGAGAACATTGACGGGCTGATTATTGATTTACGGGATAACGGTGGGGGGTCGCTTAAAGAGGCCAATGATCTGACAGGGCTGTTCCTTAGATATGGCCCCACGGTTCAGATCAAAACAAAATTCAGGGTATCCCGCCTGTATGATGAAGATCCCAAAATTGTCTACACAGGGCCTTTGATGGTACTCATCAACAGGATGAGCGCTTCGGCCAGTGAAATTTTTGCGGGTGCCATCAAAGATTATCACCGGGGTCTTATTGTGGGCACCCGTAGTTTCGGTAAAGGCACGGTCCAGGAACTAAAACCCCTGGGCGTGGGAAAACTGAAGATGACTTCGGCTAAATTTTACCGGGTCTCGGGTCAAAGCACCCAGCACAAAGGTGTTGAACCGGACATCTGGTTTCCCCAAATCTACAGAACCAAAGATACCGGTGAAAGTGCCCTGGACGGTGCTCTGCTCTGGGATCATATTGATGCCACCCGGTATTCAGCATATATGTCTTTGCAGCCCATGATCAAACCGCTGGATGAAGCCTATAAAAAACGGGCTAAAAATTCCTTAGGCATTAAATATCTCACCCAGCGGATTCAACTGGCAGAATCTTTAAGCGACCAAAAAGAACTCTCCCTGCAGCTGGCAACCCGCTTAAAAACAGACACCGCATTAAATAATAAAGAGCTGGTTCTGGAAAACAATTACCGGAAACAGAAAGGAGAACCACCCCTGGCATCCCTGGAGGATATTGACCCGGAAAAGGAAGAGATCAAGGCGATACTGACAGATCAAGCCGAATATATTGCCGCAGATTTTATCAGGTTAAGCCGGGACAACGGGTATGACTGGCAATAG
- a CDS encoding AsmA-like C-terminal domain-containing protein: MNKKGIQRIALFCAVIVPICTVAMLFIIPPLINTAQVKARLTKFVQDRTGIEVRFNHLSFIFNPLPGICITGIFAQIDENNQVTIPKAAVELDSIRLLEFRPAVRRITLQSPELISNSAAGNKNNPTTPFNIATFLENGLNGLPGEVPSWIRDLDIIVTHARSRYFNTMDCRVRLTNHTKSMNLQARISGLFLDTHNIPEFGPAVKGRITRIEIPYLDVNLNHDNNTILAGNLKIPSFLAHLEAPKDRCIEAGELNLNVALSKDRLNVHLTPFELLYPKGRIGIDLSLAFDQQASTIEFSGEQIDISQARQVGIPLLQGLEVSRILFDVLRSGTAQKVVVGFKDNDFHQLFKGENLFLNGCAHGATVKIPGVPIIAENVSGCAEMKNLVLSIHPKGGFVGKNTITGGNLDINFGHHHVVPFSGKFPVKVNLAGLPATLIAILPDTGLAREMSKIDNLSGRADAVLELNSSLSHKDLDVKVTAKNILARGNYQRLPLPIQINGGVFLLDKHEIVLKNISGAIGDSRISNLNADIDTMGSVPMTIKNTAAAIILEQTVPLADLFPGVKEKLGPVKNFSGTMNILDLRVDGPMFSPGLWQIHLAGRVNNGDISFTDNNTPAISGLSCELNVSPSTIKLSDIACTINDITWLEKNISSEYTQSIVLPLVLSQGQFEKQTDSCQFQGQLLTPFGTKILFMVNGPAMDQMTPFHVQVEDGERTHADVIFYKNPDMPVLDFSGKLEKTTIDNMLHTGSFLYRQLQEVTGGNALTVSTDQASNLTITSDKLNLDPVLSQLKTSAGALSLRPLVKQKQIYFNVSTLDFDQRIYQGVKAKVTITQPSTDLDIIHAGLCDLDLSGTMTINHAKDDPKVLTHVFLNTDQETDVSLSIGCLTGTQSVIEGIYTLQGELSGSAQALDQIKSKQNGSINFQAQSGRIYKATVLSRVLSVLNILEEPDLKQQGFGFKKMTANAEVKDSVVHIEKAFIDADDMAIMAEGWVDPLNDALDITFLVAPFKTIDTIIKNIPIVNTIMNGRLASFPARAYGKLSDPTVMPLHPAAVQKGLLNLLEDLVKTPVRLLEGVNENEK; this comes from the coding sequence ATGAACAAAAAAGGCATACAACGCATTGCGCTATTTTGTGCGGTAATAGTGCCTATCTGCACAGTGGCCATGCTTTTTATCATCCCCCCCCTGATAAACACGGCACAGGTCAAAGCTCGTCTGACAAAATTTGTTCAAGACAGAACCGGCATTGAAGTCCGGTTTAATCATCTGTCGTTTATCTTCAACCCCCTGCCGGGTATCTGCATCACAGGTATCTTTGCCCAGATTGATGAAAACAACCAGGTTACGATCCCCAAAGCGGCCGTGGAACTGGATTCGATCCGGCTGCTCGAATTCAGACCGGCTGTAAGACGCATCACTCTCCAATCCCCTGAACTGATAAGCAACAGTGCTGCAGGGAACAAAAACAATCCCACAACACCATTTAATATTGCCACTTTTTTGGAAAACGGATTGAACGGATTACCAGGGGAGGTCCCTTCTTGGATTAGGGATCTGGATATCATTGTAACCCATGCACGCTCGCGTTATTTCAACACCATGGACTGCCGGGTAAGGCTTACGAATCACACAAAGTCGATGAATCTTCAGGCCCGGATATCCGGACTTTTTCTTGACACCCATAATATCCCGGAATTTGGCCCGGCAGTCAAAGGGCGGATCACACGCATTGAGATCCCGTATCTGGACGTGAATCTCAATCATGATAACAACACAATTCTTGCCGGAAACCTTAAAATCCCATCTTTCCTGGCTCATCTTGAAGCGCCCAAAGACCGCTGCATTGAAGCCGGGGAGCTAAATCTTAACGTTGCCTTGTCAAAAGACCGGCTGAATGTACACCTTACACCGTTTGAACTTTTATACCCCAAAGGCCGTATCGGTATAGATCTGTCCCTGGCTTTTGACCAGCAGGCCTCGACCATTGAATTTTCCGGTGAACAAATCGATATCAGCCAGGCAAGACAGGTGGGCATTCCCCTTCTCCAGGGCCTGGAAGTATCCAGAATCCTGTTTGACGTACTCAGGTCAGGAACTGCCCAAAAGGTTGTTGTGGGATTTAAAGACAATGATTTTCACCAGTTGTTCAAGGGTGAAAACCTTTTTCTGAACGGCTGTGCCCATGGTGCAACGGTCAAAATCCCCGGCGTACCCATTATCGCAGAAAATGTTTCAGGATGCGCAGAAATGAAAAACCTGGTGCTGAGCATTCACCCCAAGGGCGGTTTTGTGGGGAAGAATACCATCACCGGAGGCAACCTTGATATCAATTTTGGACATCACCATGTCGTTCCATTTTCCGGAAAATTCCCAGTAAAAGTGAATTTAGCCGGACTGCCTGCCACCCTCATCGCCATACTGCCGGATACAGGACTTGCCCGGGAAATGTCAAAAATAGATAACTTGAGCGGCCGGGCCGATGCCGTCCTTGAACTGAACAGCTCCCTGTCCCACAAAGATCTGGATGTAAAGGTTACAGCCAAAAACATCCTGGCAAGGGGAAACTACCAGCGCCTTCCGCTGCCCATCCAGATTAACGGCGGCGTTTTTCTTTTAGACAAACACGAAATTGTCCTGAAAAACATATCGGGGGCCATAGGTGACAGCAGGATATCCAACCTTAATGCCGATATTGACACCATGGGTTCAGTGCCCATGACTATAAAAAACACGGCCGCAGCCATTATTCTGGAACAAACGGTTCCCCTTGCTGATCTTTTCCCCGGGGTAAAAGAGAAGCTTGGTCCGGTTAAAAATTTTTCGGGTACCATGAACATCCTGGATCTCAGGGTTGACGGTCCCATGTTTTCACCCGGACTTTGGCAGATTCACCTGGCAGGCCGGGTGAATAACGGAGATATTAGCTTTACAGACAACAATACCCCGGCAATTTCCGGCCTGTCCTGTGAATTGAACGTATCCCCCTCAACAATAAAACTGTCAGATATTGCCTGTACCATTAATGACATCACCTGGCTTGAGAAAAACATTTCATCTGAATATACACAAAGCATTGTCCTGCCCCTGGTACTGTCCCAGGGACAGTTTGAAAAACAGACAGACTCCTGCCAGTTTCAAGGCCAGTTACTTACCCCCTTTGGCACAAAGATTCTTTTCATGGTAAACGGGCCTGCCATGGATCAAATGACGCCTTTTCATGTGCAGGTAGAGGATGGGGAGCGAACCCATGCCGATGTGATTTTTTATAAAAACCCGGATATGCCTGTCCTGGATTTTTCCGGAAAACTGGAGAAAACAACCATAGACAACATGCTGCACACAGGCTCCTTTCTTTACCGGCAACTTCAGGAAGTCACAGGCGGAAATGCGCTCACTGTTTCCACGGATCAGGCATCCAATCTCACCATAACGTCCGACAAGCTTAATCTGGATCCCGTTTTATCCCAGCTTAAAACATCTGCCGGCGCTTTATCCCTTCGCCCCCTGGTCAAACAAAAACAGATCTATTTTAATGTCAGCACATTGGATTTTGACCAGCGTATCTACCAAGGGGTCAAGGCCAAGGTCACTATAACCCAGCCGTCCACTGATTTAGATATTATCCACGCAGGTCTTTGCGATCTCGATCTTTCAGGCACTATGACCATTAATCATGCCAAAGATGATCCCAAGGTCTTAACCCACGTTTTTCTCAATACAGACCAGGAAACGGACGTGTCGCTTTCCATTGGATGTCTGACCGGCACCCAGAGTGTGATTGAAGGGATTTACACACTGCAGGGGGAGCTATCCGGTTCCGCACAGGCCCTGGATCAGATAAAATCAAAACAGAACGGATCGATTAATTTCCAGGCACAATCGGGACGAATATACAAAGCCACGGTGCTTTCCAGGGTTTTATCCGTTTTAAATATCCTGGAAGAACCCGACCTGAAACAGCAGGGGTTCGGGTTCAAAAAAATGACCGCCAATGCGGAGGTAAAAGATAGCGTGGTGCATATAGAAAAGGCCTTTATTGATGCAGACGATATGGCTATCATGGCCGAAGGGTGGGTAGATCCTCTAAATGATGCCCTGGATATAACCTTTCTGGTGGCCCCGTTTAAAACCATTGATACCATTATCAAAAACATTCCAATTGTAAACACGATTATGAACGGCCGCCTGGCCTCTTTTCCGGCCAGGGCCTATGGAAAACTATCTGATCCCACTGTGATGCCCCTGCATCCGGCCGCCGTGCAAAAAGGGTTACTCAATCTGCTGGAGGATCTGGTCAAAACACCTGTCCGCCTGCTCGAAGGAGTGAACGAAAATGAAAAATAA
- a CDS encoding acyl-ACP thioesterase domain-containing protein — MKNKPEIFSHTFNLPYSALTIGGRVKMDWLLNVFQDVASTQCHYQKVSGFDMAEKGLKWVVAQYRIQIHKSIDWMTPVMVQTWRAPWKNLYEVRQFRVLENIDLEHTTRDPKPLVTASSIWILIKATNNRPVRLMPNMPPSLMTCPRQEPVELIKPPAGLTRIDHECSFPVHFLDLDLNEHVNNRVYVRWAQESLPGTLNFEYTPVTCDIIYQKEALPQDTVQSRVSMNFKNDLLFTDHVIARQSSAENLASLMFTWKRTDTKSLFHTKK, encoded by the coding sequence ATGAAAAATAAACCTGAAATATTCTCACACACATTTAATTTGCCCTATTCCGCATTAACCATCGGGGGAAGGGTCAAAATGGACTGGCTTTTGAATGTATTCCAGGATGTCGCCTCTACCCAGTGTCACTACCAGAAAGTATCCGGGTTTGACATGGCTGAAAAGGGCCTTAAATGGGTGGTGGCCCAATACCGGATACAGATTCATAAATCCATTGACTGGATGACGCCTGTGATGGTCCAGACCTGGAGAGCCCCCTGGAAAAACCTTTATGAGGTCAGACAGTTCAGGGTGCTGGAAAATATAGACTTAGAGCACACCACTAGAGACCCGAAGCCTCTGGTCACCGCCTCAAGTATCTGGATACTCATAAAGGCCACAAACAACAGGCCCGTAAGACTTATGCCCAATATGCCGCCGTCGCTGATGACCTGCCCCCGGCAAGAACCTGTGGAACTGATAAAACCGCCTGCCGGACTTACCCGCATAGACCATGAATGCAGCTTTCCGGTCCATTTTCTTGATCTGGATCTCAACGAGCACGTGAATAACCGGGTATATGTCAGATGGGCACAGGAATCATTGCCCGGTACTTTAAATTTTGAATATACCCCGGTGACATGTGACATAATCTATCAAAAGGAGGCCCTGCCCCAGGACACCGTTCAAAGCCGTGTTTCAATGAACTTTAAAAACGACCTTTTGTTTACTGATCATGTCATTGCCAGGCAGTCTTCGGCAGAAAACCTGGCCAGCCTTATGTTCACCTGGAAGCGGACAGACACCAAAAGCCTTTTTCATACAAAAAAATGA
- a CDS encoding regulatory protein RecX, whose amino-acid sequence MTVKTAYHQALRYLSKTPKTIRQMAEYLADKGYDANIIEQIISQLVSLNYLNDRAFAENYIESRIRHKPKSVFALGYELRQKGIDPALSEQLLTDYNDMELALKAVDRKRQTWKTLSESERRKKMTNYLRYRGFDYGVCQAVCRFFKQS is encoded by the coding sequence ATGACGGTTAAAACAGCATACCACCAGGCCTTGAGGTATTTATCAAAAACCCCTAAAACCATCCGCCAGATGGCAGAATACCTTGCGGATAAAGGATATGATGCCAACATTATCGAACAGATTATTTCTCAATTGGTAAGTTTAAATTACCTTAACGACAGAGCCTTTGCAGAAAACTATATTGAAAGCCGGATCCGTCACAAGCCCAAGTCCGTTTTTGCTCTTGGATATGAACTGAGGCAAAAAGGCATTGACCCTGCGCTTTCTGAACAGCTGTTAACCGATTATAATGATATGGAACTGGCATTAAAAGCTGTTGACCGTAAACGTCAAACCTGGAAAACACTCAGTGAATCTGAACGTAGGAAAAAAATGACGAATTATCTGCGTTACAGGGGATTTGATTATGGTGTATGTCAGGCGGTATGCCGCTTTTTCAAACAAAGCTGA